Proteins from one Rhinopithecus roxellana isolate Shanxi Qingling chromosome 20, ASM756505v1, whole genome shotgun sequence genomic window:
- the LOC104681562 gene encoding mastin-like → MLWLLLLTLPCLGGSVPRNREPGAGRELVGIIGGCDVSARRYPWQVSLRFYSMKGLWEHICGGSLIHPEWVLTAAHCLGPEELEACEFRVQVGQLRLYEDDQPTKVVEIVRHPLYNESLSAQGGADIALLKLEAPVPLSELVHPVLLPPASLDVPSGKTCWVTGWGDIGRGEPLPWPLSLREVRVKVRSNVLCNQIYCHRFPSNHTEPSEQLIKDDMLCAGDGNHGSCLGDTGGPLVCRWNCTWVQVGVVSWGTFCGHGDVPSVYTRVMSYMSWIHQHVPPFPGAAGVFT, encoded by the exons ATGCTGTGGCTGCTGCTCCTGACCCTCCCCTGCTTGGGGGGCTCCGTGCCCAGGAACCGAG AGCCCGGTGCGGGGCGTGAGCTGGTGGGCATCATCGGGGGCTGCGATGTCTCGGCCAGGAGGTACCCCTGGCAGGTCAGCCTGAGGTTCTACAGCATGAAGGGTCTGTGGGAGCACATCTGCGGGGGCTCCCTCATCCACCCAGAGTGGGTGCTGACCGCCGCCCACTGCCTTGGGCC GGAGGAGTTGGAGGCCTGTGAGTTTAGGGTGCAGGTCGGGCAGCTGAGGCTCTATGAGGATGACCAGCCGACGAAGGTGGTTGAGATCGTCCGTCACCCCCTGTACAATGAGAGCCTGTCTGCCCAGGGCGGTGCGGACATCGCCCTGCTGAAGCTGGAGGCCCCAGTGCCGCTGTCTGAGCTCGTCCACCCAGTCttgctccctcctgcctccctggacGTGCCCTCGGGGAAGACCTGCTGGGTGACCGGCTGGGGTGACATTGGACGTGGAG AACCACTGCCCTGGCCCCTCAGCTTGCGGGAGGTGAGGGTGAAGGTCAGGAGCAACGTCCTCTGTAACCAGATCTATTGCCACCGCTTTCCTTCCAACCACACTGAGCCGTCTGAGCAGCTCATCAAGGACGACATGCTGTGTGCCGGGGATGGGAACCACGGCTCCTGCCTG GGTGACACCGGGGGCCCCCTCGTGTGCAGGTGGAACTGCACCTGGGTCCAGGTGGGAGTGGTGAGCTGGGGCACCTTCTGCGGTCACGGCGACGTCCCCAGCGTGTACACCCGCGTGATGAGCTATATGTCCTGGATCCACCAGCACGTCCCTCCCTTCCCTGGGGCTGCAGGGGTGTTCACCTGA
- the LOC104681561 gene encoding mastin-like, with protein MLWLLLLTLSCLGGSMPGNPEPGAGRELVGIVGGCNVSARRYPWQVSLRFYSMKKGLWKHICGGSLIHPEWVLTAAHCLGPEELEACEFRVQVGQLRLYEDDQPTKVVEIVRHPLYNESLSAQGGADIALLKLEAPVPLSELVHPVLLPPTSLDVPSGKTCWVTGWGDITDNQPLPPPYHLQEVDVPIVGNRECEQQYQNESSGSDDRVIQDDMLCAGSEGRDSCKGDSGGPLVCRWNCTWVQVGVVSWGKLCGLRGYPGVYARVTSYMSWIRQYVPPFPGP; from the exons ATGCTGTGGCTGCTGCTCCTGACCCTCTCCTGCTTGGGGGGCTCCATGCCCGGGAACCCAG AGCCCGGCGCGGGGCGTGAGCTGGTGGGCATCGTTGGGGGCTGCAACGTCTCGGCCAGGAGGTACCCCTGGCAGGTCAGCCTGAGGTTCTACAGCATGAAGAAGGGTCTGTGGAAGCACATCTGCGGGGGCTCCCTCATCCACCCAGAGTGGGTGCTGACCGCCGCCCACTGCCTTGGGCC GGAGGAGTTGGAGGCCTGTGAGTTTAGGGTGCAGGTCGGGCAGCTGAGGCTCTATGAGGATGACCAGCCGACGAAGGTGGTTGAGATCGTCCGTCACCCCCTGTACAATGAGAGCCTGTCTGCCCAGGGCGGTGCGGACATCGCCCTGCTGAAGCTGGAGGCCCCAGTGCCGCTGTCTGAGCTCGTCCACCCAGTCTTGCTCCCGCCTACCTCCCTGGACGTGCCCTCGGGGAAGACCTGCTGGGTGACCGGCTGGGGTGACATTACGGACAACC AGCCGCTGCCCCCACCCTACCACCTGCAGGAGGTGGACGTCCCTATCGTGGGGAACAGGGAATGTGAGCAGCAGTACCAGAATGAGTCCTCAGGCAGCGACGACAGGGTCATCCAAGATGACATGCTCTGTGCTGGGAGTGAGGGCCGGGACTCCTGCAAG GGCGACTCCGGGGGCCCCTTGGTGTGCAGGTGGAACTGCACCTGGGTCCAGGTGGGGGTGGTGAGCTGGGGCAAACTCTGCGGCCTTCGTGGCTACCCCGGCGTGTATGCCCGCGTGACGAGCTACATGTCCTGGATTCGCCAGTACGTCCCTCCGTTCCCCGGACCctag
- the LOC115895221 gene encoding tryptase-like: protein MYHKGPVVHGQGTAIKADKLCAGRKGKGSCQGDAGGPLVCYWVDTWLQVGVLSWGVASRHGDYPGVYTRVMTYSSWVCQHILLER from the exons ATGTATCACAAAGGCCCCGTTGTCCATGGCCAGGGCACCGCCATCAAGGCTGACAAGCTGTGtgcagggaggaaggggaagggctCCTGCCAG GGCGATGCTGGGGGCCCCCTGGTCTGTTACTGGGTGGACACCTGGCTCCAGGTTGGCGTGCTGAGCTGGGGTGTGGCCTCCAGGCATGGGGACTACCCCGGTGTCTACACCCGAGTGATGACCTATTCCTCCTGGGTCTGCCAGCACATCCTGCTGGAGCGTTGA
- the LOC104681559 gene encoding putative serine protease 29, translating to MLLLLLLFLAISSLGSCSTGSLVPVPENDLVGIVGGHNAPQGKWPWQVSLRIYSYHWASWVHICGGSLIHPQWVLTAAHCIFRKDTDPSTYRIHAGDVYLYGGRGLLNVSRIIVHPNYSVFFLGADIALLKLAAGVRKTNTPAPVALPWQSLEFTDSDNCWTTGWGKVSLFDTLPPPYRLQQVKVPALGNADCEQQIHDAFPGAGDRKFIQDDMICAGRPDRRTWKGDSGGPLVCKKKGTWLQAGVVSWGFYSHRSSIGVYT from the exons atgctgctgctgctgctgctgtttctggCCATCTCCTCCCTGGGGAGCTGCAGCACAGGGAGCCTAG TGCCCGTCCCCGAGAATGACCTGGTGGGCATCGTGGGGGGCCACAACGCCCCCCAGGGGAAGTGGCCGTGGCAGGTCAGCCTGAGGATCTACAGCTACCACTGGGCCTCCTGGGTGCACATCTGCGGGGGCTCCCTCATCCACCCCCAGTGGGTGCTGACTGCCGCCCACTGCATTTTCCG GAAGGACACTGACCCGTCCACCTACCGGATCCACGCCGGGGACGTGTATCTGTACGGGGGCCGGGGACTGCTGAACGTCAGCCGGATCATCGTCCACCCCAACTACTCTGTCTTCTTCCTGGGGGCAGACATCGCCCTGCTGAAGCTGGCCGCCGGtgtgagaaaaacaaacactccCGCGCCGGTGGCCCTGCCGTGGCAGTCTCTGGAGTTCACTGACAGTGACAACTGCTGGACCACAGGCTGGGGCAAGGTCAGCTTGTTCG ATACGCTGCCGCCTCCTTACCGCCTGCAGCAGGTGAAGGTCCCCGCACTGGGCAACGCAGACTGTGAGCAGCAGATCCACGATGCTTTTCCTGGTGCTGGAGACAGAAAGTTCATCCAGGACGACATGATCTGTGCCGGCCGCCCGGACCGCCGCACCTGGAAG GGTGACTCAGGCGGCCCCCTGGTCTGCAAGAAGAAAGGTACCTGGCTCCAGGCGGGAGTGGTGAGCTGGGGATTTTACAGTCATCGGTCCAGCATTGGCGTCTACACATGA